In Methanotorris formicicus Mc-S-70, a single genomic region encodes these proteins:
- a CDS encoding DUF262 domain-containing protein, with translation MTSKTISIRRIIKEWSSYKIPTIQRGFVWNEERIKDFFESIIKGYPVGSIILWSPEDEFPHVPLCDSDTENNSNTIFYS, from the coding sequence ATGACAAGTAAAACAATTAGCATTAGGAGAATTATAAAAGAATGGAGTTCCTATAAAATACCTACAATTCAGAGAGGATTTGTATGGAATGAAGAAAGAATAAAGGATTTCTTCGAATCAATAATAAAAGGTTATCCCGTAGGTTCAATAATACTTTGGAGTCCTGAAGATGAATTTCCACATGTTCCACTTTGTGATTCCGATACTGAAAATAACTCAAACACTATATTTTATTCCTGA